A window of Scyliorhinus canicula unplaced genomic scaffold, sScyCan1.1, whole genome shotgun sequence contains these coding sequences:
- the LOC119960257 gene encoding zinc finger and SCAN domain-containing protein 2-like: MEGERTIHSWEKLNTCSVCGRDFSQLSDLWNHKCRHNGEKAWTCGDCGKGFNYPVELETHRRSHTGERPFTCSTCGKGFSLSCNLLAHQRVHSDERPFKCPDCGNCYKSSGEVMRHQRIHSDERPFRGSDCGTGFRQLSDLTVHQRIHTGESPFTCNECGKGFSRSSRLMTHQRIHTGERPFSCAVCGKEFANSSALLKHQRVHTGERPFTCSVCGKGFTGSTDLLEHQRIHSGARPFGCSTCGKRFTQSSTLQTHQRVHTGEKPFTCSICQKGFAHSSTLLRHQRAHK, from the coding sequence ATGGAAGGAGAAAGGACCATTCACAGTTGGGAGAAACTGAACACGtgctctgtgtgtggacgagacttCAGCCAATTATCTGACCTCTGGAACCacaagtgcagacacaatggggagaaagcatggacatgtggagactgtgggaagggattcaattatccagttgagctggaaactcatcggcgcagtcacactggggagagaccgttcacctgctccacgtgtgggaagggattcagtctgtCTTGCaatctgttggctcaccagcgtgttcactctgatgagagaccttttaaatgcccagactgcgggaattgctataaaagttctggggaagtgATGCGCCATCAACGTATTCACAGTGACGAGAGGCCTTTCAGGGGCTctgactgtgggactgggttcaggcaattatctgacctcactgtacaccagcgaattcacactggagagagcccGTTTACCTGcaacgagtgtgggaagggattcagtcggtCGTCACGCCTgatgacacaccagcgaattcacactggagagagaccattctccTGCGCTGTTTGTGGGAAGGAATTCGCTAATTCTTCAGcactgctgaaacaccagcgagttcacactggggaaaggccattcacctgttctgtgtgtgggaagggtttcactGGGTCAACTGACCTGCTGGAACATCAGCGTATTCACAGCGGGGCGAGACCATTTggctgctccacgtgtgggaagagattcactcagtcatcaaccctgcagacacaccagcgagttcacactggggagaagccattcacctgctccatatgTCAGAAGGGATTTGCTCactcatccaccctgctgagacaccagcgagctcACAAATAA